One window of Inquilinus sp. KBS0705 genomic DNA carries:
- the crtI gene encoding phytoene desaturase: MPKQKAIIIGAGIAGIATAIRLTVNGYQVDVFEANAYPGGKLSQIEHDGYRFDAGPSLFTMPQYVNELFELAGKDPADYFSYQKLDVVCNYFYPDGARLSAYADTNKFAAEIAAKTTEPASAVLKYLANSRDIYTITNHVFLERSLHRLQTYLRWDTLRSVFRFPQIDPFRTMHKANAGSFKDARIVQFFDRYATYNGSDPYQAPATLNVIPHLEHHYGAYFPDGGMYSITQSLVKLAEELGVVFNYNQKADEVVVINRQVKGIRAAGENHLADIVISNMDIWFTYKQLLQKYPALHPNKILSQERSSSALIFYWGIKKSFTELDLHNIFFSADYKAEFDHIWKHQDIYNDPTVYVNISSKLKADDAPEGCENWFVMINVPANNGQDWDKLIARARADIIAKLSKILGQNIGGLIATESILDPRSIESKTSSYKGSIYGTSSNNQFAAFLRHANSSSKIKGLYFCGGSVHPGGGIPLCLLSAKITADFIG, encoded by the coding sequence ATGCCCAAACAAAAAGCTATAATTATTGGTGCCGGTATTGCCGGTATAGCAACGGCTATTCGTTTAACTGTAAATGGTTACCAGGTAGATGTATTTGAGGCAAACGCTTACCCCGGCGGCAAGCTATCGCAAATTGAGCATGATGGCTATAGGTTTGATGCCGGCCCTAGCCTGTTTACTATGCCGCAATATGTAAACGAATTGTTTGAACTGGCAGGCAAAGATCCGGCAGATTATTTCAGCTATCAAAAGCTGGATGTAGTTTGTAACTACTTTTACCCCGATGGTGCCCGTTTAAGCGCCTATGCCGACACCAATAAATTTGCCGCCGAGATAGCTGCTAAAACCACTGAACCTGCCTCAGCGGTTTTAAAATACCTGGCTAATAGCAGGGATATATACACCATAACCAACCATGTGTTTTTAGAGCGGTCGTTACACCGGCTGCAAACCTATTTAAGGTGGGATACGTTGCGGTCGGTATTCCGTTTCCCGCAAATTGACCCTTTCCGTACCATGCATAAAGCCAATGCCGGTAGCTTTAAGGATGCGCGCATAGTGCAGTTTTTTGACCGCTACGCCACCTACAACGGATCTGACCCTTACCAGGCACCGGCTACATTAAATGTAATACCGCATTTGGAGCATCATTATGGTGCTTATTTCCCTGATGGCGGTATGTACAGTATCACCCAAAGCCTGGTAAAGCTGGCAGAAGAATTAGGCGTAGTATTTAATTATAACCAAAAGGCGGATGAGGTTGTGGTGATTAACCGGCAGGTAAAAGGCATCAGAGCCGCCGGCGAGAATCACCTTGCTGATATAGTGATATCTAACATGGATATATGGTTCACTTATAAACAGCTGTTGCAAAAATACCCGGCCTTGCACCCAAATAAAATACTAAGCCAGGAACGAAGCAGTTCGGCATTGATATTTTACTGGGGTATAAAAAAGAGCTTTACTGAACTGGACCTGCACAATATATTCTTTAGTGCCGATTACAAGGCCGAGTTTGACCATATATGGAAACACCAGGATATCTACAACGATCCTACGGTTTATGTAAACATAAGCTCTAAACTAAAAGCCGATGATGCCCCCGAAGGGTGCGAAAATTGGTTTGTGATGATAAACGTACCCGCCAATAACGGGCAGGACTGGGATAAGCTAATAGCCCGTGCACGTGCTGATATTATTGCCAAACTTTCGAAAATTTTAGGGCAAAACATAGGTGGGCTTATTGCAACCGAAAGCATATTAGACCCGCGCAGTATCGAGAGTAAAACATCATCGTACAAAGGCTCTATTTACGGCACAAGCTCCAATAACCAGTTTGCAGCTTTTTTACGGCATGCCAACAGCTCATCAAAAATAAAGGGCCTATATTTTTGCGGGGGTAGCGTGCACCCCGGCGGCGGTATACCGCTTTGTTTGTTATCGGCAAAAATAACCGCCGATTTTATAGGGTAG
- a CDS encoding M48 family metalloprotease → MAAMENILYNISQVLGITIIHSLWQGLLIYFILRVALLFTGWLPASKKYTMALSSLFAITAWFAYTLINEIQVYDWLAKPANLSNMPLVLQLPANLRQINEQTMRYYYSFEKYLPYVTMLYIAGLLLNSTKLVLARKKLNLIKQTMSIAVPLQQQLSRFANKLNITKKVTVGLSDMVDVPCITGYIKPAILLPFTLSTYLSADEIEAILMHELAHIKRNDYLVNLLQQVITTLLFFNPCVLLINKIIGEERENSCDDLVVDATQNPIIYAKALFKLEQNRQNELQLALAVTGKKYHLLNRIERIMKTKKEIPSIRPTLVAMLILTLGICSLALLNPEIAQGKISVKAIAPAIKSMLADTVPAKAPKLKIKAEKAQLKANKALIKQKIKFEKDSRIAYNSDDRYRWNNEGMKDPELERLGKEVEKHGEAISKYYDSPQFKAKSEQLEQMGKQIDAFYNSDEIKQATAAQEKAAADFEKHWGDKSGDMEKTGQQMEALGKKMDVYFNSPEFKAMNEKLEAKYGVSHNGFHDDRDENYKKYQAELDKNLSPEIKATTKQLRELGQQMRMRHDDPEMKKAQEDMRTAGENMRKAFNNPDIKAQQEKMRELGKQMREYADNDQMRQEKKALQEATAKMRQYMNTPEFKKKLADYKRTHNTYNWHKDVNEQPEKPEAPEKPEAPESN, encoded by the coding sequence ATGGCAGCTATGGAAAACATATTGTATAACATTAGCCAGGTTTTGGGCATCACCATCATACATTCGTTATGGCAGGGCTTACTTATATACTTTATTTTAAGAGTAGCCTTATTATTTACCGGCTGGTTACCTGCATCAAAAAAGTATACCATGGCGTTAAGCAGTTTATTTGCTATTACCGCATGGTTTGCCTACACCCTTATAAACGAGATACAGGTATACGATTGGTTAGCCAAGCCCGCCAACTTAAGTAATATGCCGCTTGTGCTGCAATTGCCGGCTAACCTTAGGCAAATAAACGAGCAAACCATGCGCTATTACTACAGCTTTGAAAAGTATTTGCCATACGTTACCATGTTGTATATAGCCGGGCTTCTTTTAAACAGTACTAAACTGGTACTAGCACGCAAAAAGTTGAATTTAATAAAGCAAACCATGAGCATTGCTGTGCCGCTGCAACAGCAATTGAGCAGGTTTGCTAATAAACTAAACATCACTAAAAAGGTAACCGTAGGGTTAAGTGATATGGTTGATGTGCCCTGTATAACCGGGTATATTAAACCTGCTATACTGCTGCCATTTACCTTATCAACCTATCTGTCGGCAGATGAGATAGAAGCCATATTAATGCACGAACTGGCACACATAAAACGTAACGATTACCTGGTTAACCTGCTGCAGCAGGTGATAACCACCCTGTTATTTTTTAACCCATGTGTGCTGCTTATAAATAAAATAATTGGTGAAGAACGCGAAAATAGCTGCGACGACCTGGTGGTTGATGCTACGCAAAACCCGATTATTTACGCAAAAGCCTTGTTTAAGCTTGAACAAAACCGCCAAAATGAATTACAGCTAGCGCTGGCTGTAACCGGCAAAAAGTACCATTTATTAAACAGAATTGAACGAATCATGAAAACAAAAAAAGAAATCCCCAGCATACGCCCAACATTGGTGGCCATGCTGATATTAACCTTAGGCATTTGCAGTTTAGCATTGCTTAACCCCGAAATTGCGCAGGGCAAAATATCTGTAAAAGCTATAGCGCCGGCCATAAAAAGCATGCTAGCCGATACGGTACCTGCAAAAGCGCCAAAGCTTAAAATTAAGGCCGAAAAAGCACAATTAAAAGCTAACAAGGCATTAATAAAACAAAAGATCAAATTTGAAAAAGACAGCCGCATAGCTTATAACAGCGATGACAGGTACAGGTGGAACAACGAAGGTATGAAGGACCCTGAACTGGAACGTTTAGGAAAAGAAGTGGAAAAACATGGCGAAGCTATAAGTAAATACTACGATAGCCCCCAATTTAAAGCCAAAAGCGAACAGTTAGAGCAGATGGGCAAACAGATTGATGCTTTTTACAATAGCGATGAAATAAAACAGGCTACCGCTGCGCAGGAAAAAGCAGCAGCCGATTTTGAAAAGCATTGGGGCGATAAAAGTGGCGATATGGAAAAAACCGGGCAACAAATGGAAGCCTTAGGTAAAAAAATGGATGTCTACTTTAATTCGCCGGAGTTTAAAGCGATGAACGAGAAGTTGGAAGCCAAATATGGTGTAAGCCACAATGGATTTCATGACGACCGCGACGAGAACTACAAAAAATACCAGGCTGAGCTGGATAAAAACCTATCGCCCGAGATTAAGGCTACCACCAAGCAATTGCGTGAACTGGGCCAGCAAATGCGCATGCGCCACGATGATCCGGAGATGAAAAAAGCACAGGAAGACATGCGTACAGCGGGCGAAAATATGCGGAAGGCATTTAACAACCCCGACATTAAAGCGCAGCAGGAAAAAATGCGCGAGTTAGGTAAACAAATGCGCGAGTATGCCGATAACGACCAAATGAGGCAAGAAAAAAAGGCTTTACAGGAAGCAACTGCGAAAATGAGGCAGTATATGAACACACCTGAGTTTAAAAAGAAACTGGCCGATTACAAAAGAACCCATAACACCTACAACTGGCATAAAGATGTAAATGAGCAGCCGGAAAAACCGGAAGCCCCTGAAAAACCGGAAGCTCCGGAGAGTAATTAA
- the recN gene encoding DNA repair protein RecN, translated as MLQKLTIQNYALIDNLEINFDRGLNILTGETGAGKSIILGALSLILGQRAESRYFFNQQKKCVIEGSFKIADFHLKSFFEDNDLDYEGDTVLRREISADGKSRAFVNDTPVNLTQIKNLGERLIDIHSQHATYEINDPAFQLLVVDGVAGHQELLSNYQTKYSIYRKALTQLQQLIEQNDKAKADLDYYQFQFDELEKAGIAPDEQDLLEKELYTLNNAEEIKRNLLGAHYLMHEGETSAIIQLREAGQQLSTIEKYNPEVEELHERLKSTLIELKDIAAELETIEQRTFTNEARAEEVNARLSLLYNLQKKHRVNSNEELLAIQDDLSGKIQQAVFGDEAVEKLQKQIAASKKELEDLAAVLTANRTKAIPVIEEKVLANLTEMGMPNSVLQIQQSTNAAELTKSGVDTIRFMFSANKGHALADMSKVASGGELSRLMLSIKSIIAQYTALPTIIFDEIDTGVSGEVANKVGQVMERLSQNLQVITITHLPQIAGKGKSHYFVYKDDSESITKTRIKKLSEQERTTEIAKMLSGDNPGESALQNARELLAG; from the coding sequence ATGCTTCAAAAGCTAACCATACAAAACTACGCACTGATAGATAACCTCGAGATCAACTTTGATAGGGGGTTAAATATACTTACCGGTGAAACCGGCGCGGGTAAATCCATCATATTAGGTGCCCTGTCGCTTATTTTGGGCCAACGTGCCGAAAGCCGTTACTTTTTTAATCAGCAAAAAAAATGCGTGATAGAGGGTTCGTTTAAAATTGCCGATTTTCACTTGAAGTCGTTTTTTGAGGATAACGACCTGGATTATGAAGGCGATACCGTTTTGCGCCGCGAAATATCTGCCGATGGTAAATCAAGGGCCTTTGTAAATGATACACCGGTTAACCTTACCCAAATAAAAAACCTTGGCGAGCGGCTGATTGATATCCACTCGCAGCATGCTACTTACGAAATAAACGACCCTGCTTTTCAGCTACTGGTGGTTGACGGCGTGGCTGGGCATCAGGAGTTATTAAGTAATTATCAAACTAAATATAGCATTTACCGTAAAGCACTTACCCAACTGCAGCAATTAATTGAGCAGAACGATAAAGCCAAAGCCGACCTTGATTACTACCAGTTTCAGTTTGATGAACTGGAGAAAGCCGGTATAGCTCCTGATGAACAGGATCTATTAGAGAAAGAACTCTACACGCTTAATAATGCCGAAGAAATAAAACGTAACCTTTTAGGTGCGCATTATTTAATGCACGAGGGCGAAACATCGGCAATTATACAATTGCGCGAAGCCGGGCAGCAATTATCTACCATAGAAAAATACAACCCGGAGGTAGAAGAATTGCACGAGCGTTTAAAAAGTACGCTTATTGAACTAAAGGATATTGCCGCAGAGTTAGAAACCATTGAACAGCGCACCTTTACCAACGAAGCCCGCGCCGAAGAAGTGAACGCCCGTTTAAGCTTATTATATAACCTGCAAAAAAAGCATCGGGTAAATAGTAACGAAGAGCTATTAGCAATACAGGACGACCTATCAGGCAAGATACAGCAGGCGGTGTTTGGCGATGAAGCGGTAGAAAAACTACAAAAGCAAATTGCAGCAAGTAAAAAGGAATTGGAAGATTTGGCTGCTGTATTAACTGCCAATCGCACAAAAGCCATCCCGGTTATCGAAGAAAAGGTTTTAGCCAACTTGACCGAAATGGGTATGCCTAACTCGGTATTGCAAATACAGCAAAGCACCAACGCAGCTGAGCTTACCAAAAGCGGAGTGGATACTATTCGCTTTATGTTTTCGGCCAATAAGGGCCATGCCCTGGCCGATATGAGCAAGGTGGCATCGGGTGGTGAGTTGAGCCGTTTGATGCTGAGCATAAAATCTATAATTGCGCAGTATACTGCCTTGCCTACCATTATATTTGATGAGATAGATACAGGCGTAAGCGGCGAGGTAGCCAATAAGGTAGGGCAGGTAATGGAACGCTTATCGCAAAACCTACAGGTAATTACTATAACCCACCTGCCGCAAATTGCAGGCAAAGGCAAAAGCCATTATTTTGTGTATAAAGACGACTCGGAATCAATAACCAAAACGCGCATCAAAAAATTAAGCGAGCAAGAACGTACTACCGAAATAGCTAAAATGCTAAGCGGTGATAACCCCGGCGAGAGTGCGTTACAAAATGCAAGGGAGCTGCTTGCAGGATAG
- a CDS encoding YbjQ family protein encodes MDTSLITTGVGLDGYKVVKHLGVVRGITVRSRSVVGNFAGGIQSLFGGRLSVYVELCENAREEAYHLLIQHAQAMGANAIIGMRYDANEVMQGITEVLAYGTAVVVEKVAE; translated from the coding sequence ATGGACACTTCACTCATCACCACCGGCGTAGGTTTAGACGGTTATAAAGTTGTTAAACATTTAGGCGTTGTGCGTGGCATCACCGTTCGCAGCCGTAGCGTTGTGGGCAATTTTGCCGGGGGCATACAATCGCTTTTTGGCGGCAGGCTATCTGTTTACGTAGAGCTTTGCGAAAACGCCCGCGAAGAAGCTTATCACCTGCTGATACAACATGCCCAGGCAATGGGTGCCAACGCTATTATAGGTATGCGCTACGATGCCAATGAGGTAATGCAGGGCATCACCGAGGTACTGGCCTATGGCACCGCTGTTGTGGTAGAGAAAGTGGCGGAGTAA
- a CDS encoding dipeptidase, protein MQVIKQYIESNKQRLLDELFELLRFPSVSADPKYKADVLNAASYVAKKLADAGADKVEVCQTAGYPIVYGEKIIDPALPTVLTYGHYDVQPADPLELWKTPPFEPTIRDGKIYARGACDDKGQFYMHVKAFELMMQTNTLPCNIKFMIEGEEEVGSNNLGIFVKANKERLKADVVLISDTSMISMENPSLETGLRGLSYLEVEVTGPNRDLHSGVYGGAVANPATILAKMIASLHDEDNHITIPGFYDDVQELTETERAELNAAPYDEEEYKTDLDIAEVWGEKGYTTFERTGTRPTLEVNGIWGGYIGEGAKTVLPSKANAKISMRLVPNQTSEKITQLFTDHFLKIAPKYVKVKVTPHHGGEPVVTPTDSIAYRAAQQAIAEAFGKQPIPTRGGGSIPIVALFEAELGLKTVLMGFGLDSDALHSPNEKYDIFNYYKGIETIPLFHKYFAELSK, encoded by the coding sequence ATGCAAGTAATAAAGCAATATATAGAATCCAATAAACAACGCCTGCTCGACGAGTTATTTGAACTGCTGCGTTTCCCATCTGTTAGTGCCGACCCAAAGTACAAGGCTGATGTTTTAAACGCTGCCAGTTACGTAGCTAAAAAACTTGCTGATGCCGGTGCCGATAAGGTAGAAGTTTGCCAAACGGCAGGCTACCCTATTGTGTATGGCGAAAAAATAATTGACCCTGCTTTACCTACTGTATTAACTTACGGCCACTACGATGTGCAGCCCGCCGACCCGCTTGAGCTTTGGAAAACCCCGCCATTTGAACCAACCATTCGCGATGGTAAAATATATGCCCGTGGTGCTTGCGACGATAAGGGCCAGTTTTATATGCATGTAAAGGCCTTTGAGCTAATGATGCAAACCAATACCCTGCCTTGCAATATTAAGTTTATGATAGAGGGCGAGGAAGAAGTAGGATCAAACAACTTGGGTATATTTGTAAAAGCCAACAAAGAACGCCTTAAGGCTGATGTAGTGCTGATATCTGATACATCGATGATCAGCATGGAAAACCCATCGCTGGAAACGGGCCTGCGTGGTTTGTCCTACTTAGAAGTAGAAGTTACCGGCCCTAACCGCGACCTGCATTCCGGCGTTTACGGCGGTGCAGTAGCTAACCCAGCTACCATACTGGCTAAAATGATAGCGTCGTTGCATGACGAGGATAACCATATTACCATCCCCGGTTTTTATGACGATGTGCAGGAACTGACCGAAACTGAGCGTGCTGAACTGAATGCCGCGCCGTACGATGAAGAAGAATACAAAACCGACCTGGATATAGCCGAGGTTTGGGGCGAGAAAGGCTACACCACCTTTGAGCGCACCGGTACCCGCCCTACTTTAGAAGTAAACGGCATTTGGGGCGGCTACATTGGTGAGGGGGCTAAAACCGTTTTGCCATCAAAAGCCAATGCCAAAATATCTATGCGCTTGGTGCCCAACCAAACATCCGAAAAAATAACCCAACTGTTTACAGACCATTTCTTGAAAATAGCACCCAAATACGTTAAGGTAAAGGTAACACCGCACCACGGCGGCGAGCCGGTGGTAACCCCTACCGATAGCATTGCCTACCGTGCGGCCCAACAAGCCATTGCCGAGGCATTTGGCAAGCAACCTATACCTACCCGTGGCGGCGGCAGCATACCTATTGTAGCGCTATTTGAAGCTGAATTAGGTTTAAAAACCGTACTTATGGGCTTCGGCCTGGATAGCGATGCCCTGCACTCGCCAAATGAGAAATACGATATATTTAATTACTATAAAGGGATTGAGACTATACCCTTATTTCATAAATATTTTGCGGAGTTGAGCAAGTAA
- a CDS encoding MBL fold metallo-hydrolase: METFVLGEGSYSVDATKKFIPFNPETDNKRDRPGSLFIHVNPFLIKTNDDLILLDAGLGYKDTRDELLLHQHIRNAGFDPEEVSLVLMSHLHYDHSGGLVVERNGRLEPSFPDAIHVINKDEFDFGLSGKSSSYHVDIFEALQNSVKIDFVKGDGEYKPGIRYELSAGHSRFHQVFWIDIEGKKVFFGGDELPEPEQLIRKFVAKYDYDGHRSADLRIQYGKIAAAEGYTCLFYHDRGTGIGTINYQDEQFTVKPV, encoded by the coding sequence ATGGAAACTTTTGTGTTGGGCGAGGGCTCTTATTCGGTAGATGCTACTAAAAAATTTATCCCTTTTAACCCCGAAACGGATAATAAACGAGACCGCCCCGGTTCCCTGTTTATCCACGTCAATCCATTTTTAATAAAAACAAACGATGACCTGATATTGCTTGACGCCGGTCTGGGCTATAAAGATACCCGCGACGAGTTATTACTACACCAACATATACGCAACGCTGGTTTCGATCCTGAAGAAGTAAGCCTGGTTCTGATGTCGCACCTGCATTACGACCACTCCGGCGGCTTAGTGGTAGAGCGTAACGGAAGATTGGAACCCAGTTTCCCGGATGCTATACATGTAATTAATAAGGATGAATTTGATTTTGGCTTGAGCGGTAAATCATCGTCTTACCACGTTGATATTTTTGAAGCGCTGCAAAACAGTGTAAAAATTGATTTTGTAAAAGGCGATGGCGAATACAAACCCGGCATAAGGTACGAGCTATCTGCCGGGCATAGCCGTTTTCACCAGGTGTTTTGGATAGATATTGAAGGCAAAAAAGTATTTTTTGGTGGCGACGAGCTACCCGAACCGGAGCAACTGATAAGAAAATTTGTAGCTAAATATGATTATGATGGGCACCGCTCGGCAGATTTGCGTATACAATATGGCAAAATAGCTGCAGCTGAAGGTTACACCTGCTTGTTTTACCATGACCGTGGAACAGGTATCGGCACTATTAATTACCAGGACGAGCAGTTTACAGTAAAGCCGGTTTAA
- a CDS encoding response regulator — translation MNPDSTQSVSVLLVDDDEINNFISIKLIKKALINTEIMACLNGKFAIDQLAEIQRKDPNKLPDYILLDINMPIMNGWEFLDEYKRLNIDPLGKSKIYIISSSVFSNDINKARSYPLVKDFVSKPLNVEKIKELFGITA, via the coding sequence ATGAACCCTGATAGTACACAGTCCGTAAGCGTTTTGTTAGTAGATGATGATGAGATAAATAATTTCATTTCTATTAAGCTAATAAAAAAGGCCTTGATAAATACCGAAATTATGGCCTGCCTTAACGGTAAGTTTGCAATTGACCAGCTTGCAGAGATTCAGCGTAAAGATCCTAACAAACTTCCTGATTATATACTATTGGATATTAACATGCCCATAATGAACGGCTGGGAGTTTTTAGATGAGTATAAACGCCTGAATATCGACCCTTTGGGCAAAAGCAAAATATATATTATATCTTCTTCTGTTTTTAGTAACGATATTAATAAGGCACGCTCTTACCCCCTGGTAAAAGACTTTGTATCTAAGCCGCTCAACGTAGAAAAGATCAAAGAACTTTTTGGAATTACCGCTTAA
- a CDS encoding alpha/beta hydrolase codes for MRTFKRLLVTLLVLLIFAAAVLAVFYFHFDKEQKEITEETRKTTPGSYIELSHGFTHYELDGQDSGKVVVLIHGFSVPYHIWDGTYEYLLEHGFRVLRYDQYGRGYSDRPNVVYNRQLYYDQLKELITKLHLKQPVSLVGISFGGKLAADFTGVYPGMVNKVVLIDPAYPDMKPKYPAVVTNYHETVFADDRANGQLSDFKYPDRQPTWVEKYLPQMSYKGFRHALVSTMYNYDLKSRPSYTQLNSQHKQVLLIWGKEDKTVPFNYSDSVRSVLKTEFLPVDNAGHLPYLDQPDIVNPALVTFLNN; via the coding sequence ATGAGAACTTTTAAACGCCTGTTGGTAACACTGCTTGTGTTATTGATTTTTGCTGCGGCTGTGCTTGCCGTATTTTATTTCCATTTTGATAAAGAACAAAAAGAAATAACCGAAGAAACGCGAAAAACCACCCCGGGTAGTTATATTGAGCTATCGCATGGTTTTACCCACTACGAACTGGATGGGCAGGATAGCGGCAAGGTAGTGGTACTGATACATGGTTTTAGCGTACCCTACCATATATGGGATGGCACTTACGAATATTTATTAGAGCATGGCTTTAGGGTGTTACGGTATGACCAATACGGCCGCGGCTACTCCGACAGGCCAAACGTAGTTTACAATAGGCAACTATACTACGACCAGCTAAAAGAGCTTATTACTAAATTGCACCTAAAACAACCCGTAAGCCTGGTGGGTATATCTTTTGGTGGCAAACTGGCTGCCGATTTTACCGGCGTTTACCCCGGCATGGTTAATAAAGTAGTACTGATAGACCCCGCTTATCCCGATATGAAACCCAAATACCCCGCGGTGGTTACCAATTACCATGAAACTGTTTTTGCCGACGACCGCGCAAACGGCCAGCTAAGCGATTTTAAATACCCCGACCGCCAACCAACCTGGGTTGAAAAGTATTTGCCTCAAATGAGTTATAAAGGCTTTAGGCATGCGCTGGTATCTACCATGTATAATTATGATTTAAAGAGCAGGCCAAGCTATACCCAGCTAAACAGCCAGCATAAGCAGGTACTATTAATATGGGGTAAAGAAGATAAAACCGTACCCTTTAACTACAGCGACTCGGTACGGAGTGTGCTAAAGACTGAGTTTTTGCCGGTAGATAACGCAGGCCACCTACCCTACCTGGACCAGCCGGATATAGTTAACCCTGCTTTGGTAACATTTTTGAACAACTAG
- a CDS encoding BlaI/MecI/CopY family transcriptional regulator, with translation MDLKPTESELEILQVIWKKGQCTVRDVHEELAKSKDSGYTTTLKLMQIMHEKGLVERDTNAKTHLYKAVITRGQAQQGALDKIISTVFKGSTSDLVIQALGQHRASKDEIDAIKDYLKKFEQ, from the coding sequence ATGGATTTGAAACCGACCGAAAGCGAATTAGAAATACTACAGGTAATTTGGAAAAAGGGCCAGTGCACAGTGCGCGATGTGCACGAAGAGTTGGCAAAAAGCAAAGATTCGGGCTATACTACCACCTTAAAACTAATGCAGATAATGCACGAAAAAGGTTTGGTTGAACGCGATACCAATGCTAAAACACATTTGTATAAAGCGGTAATAACCCGTGGGCAGGCACAGCAAGGCGCTTTAGATAAAATCATCTCAACCGTGTTTAAGGGCTCCACATCCGATCTGGTGATACAAGCACTGGGCCAGCACCGGGCATCAAAGGATGAAATTGATGCTATAAAAGATTATTTAAAAAAGTTTGAACAATAA
- a CDS encoding SDR family oxidoreductase: MAYNLLKGKKGIIFGALNEQSIAWKVAQRCHEEGAEIVLTNSPLALRMGELNKLAEECNAPVIPADVTSNEDVTNLFTKSMEHFGGGVDFVLHSIGMSVNVRKSIPYTENNYDFTHKGLDISALSFHRVLQTAMKLDAINEWGSVLALTYIASQRVFPDYNDMADNKAYLESIARNFGYQYGVKKHVRVNTVSQSPTRTTAGNGVKGFDGFINYAEKMSPLGNADADQCADYCVSLFSDLTKMVTMQNLFHDGGFSFTGVTAAVIEQMEK; the protein is encoded by the coding sequence ATGGCTTACAATTTATTAAAAGGTAAAAAAGGAATTATTTTCGGGGCGCTTAACGAGCAATCTATCGCCTGGAAAGTGGCTCAGCGCTGCCACGAAGAAGGTGCCGAAATAGTTTTAACCAATTCGCCGCTTGCATTGCGCATGGGCGAACTAAATAAACTGGCAGAAGAATGTAATGCCCCGGTTATCCCGGCAGATGTAACCAGCAATGAGGATGTAACCAACCTGTTCACTAAATCGATGGAACATTTTGGCGGCGGTGTTGATTTTGTACTGCACTCGATAGGCATGAGTGTTAACGTACGTAAAAGCATTCCTTACACCGAAAATAACTATGATTTTACCCATAAGGGGTTAGATATATCTGCATTGAGCTTTCACCGTGTATTGCAGACAGCTATGAAGTTGGATGCTATTAACGAGTGGGGATCTGTGCTGGCCTTAACTTACATTGCATCGCAGCGTGTATTTCCCGATTATAATGATATGGCCGATAACAAGGCTTATCTGGAGAGCATTGCCCGTAACTTTGGTTATCAGTATGGTGTTAAAAAACACGTTAGGGTAAACACGGTATCGCAATCGCCAACCCGCACTACTGCCGGTAACGGTGTAAAAGGCTTTGATGGCTTTATAAACTATGCCGAAAAAATGAGTCCGCTTGGTAATGCTGATGCCGACCAATGCGCCGATTACTGTGTAAGTTTGTTTAGCGATCTTACTAAAATGGTTACCATGCAAAACTTGTTTCACGATGGTGGCTTCTCTTTCACCGGCGTTACCGCTGCAGTGATAGAGCAAATGGAGAAATAG